AGCATATCCAGGGTATTCAAACAAGAAAAATCAAAATCCGAATACCCGCTTAGCACCTGATAGTCAAACCGTTTGATGTTAAACCCGATAATGAGTGCCATCTGCTGCATGTGGGCAATCAGGGCCGGCACATCCGATTCATAGTAGTTATGATATTGGCCGGTCTTCGAATCATAGAGGACCACGCAGCTAAGCCCCATTTTATGCGACCGGTGCCAGCCGCCAACCTCATCGGCTGAGCGCTGGGTTTCAAGGTCAAGCACGCCGTAATAAATTTCTTTTTCAGCGTCCTTTTCTGCCGGCTTGGCCGCCGTCTGGTTAGGGGTTGTATCTGTTCCGGCATCGCCTGCGGGCGTTAAGGGGGTTTCCGGATCGACAAGCTTGTCCAGAACGCTTAAAGCGGCCAGTTTATCGATCGGCCGGTTTCCGGAGCCGCATTTGGGCGAGTGCACGCAGGAGGGACAGCCGGCCTCGCAGTCACAGGTGTTTATCACTTGATAGGTATGGTCCATCAGGTCTTCGGCCCGGGCATAGGCCTGGCGCGTCAGGCCGATCCCGCCCGGGATGCCGTCATAAATAAATACCGCCGCACATCCGACCTGCGGGTGAAACGGGATGGATATGCCGCCCAGATCATTCCGATCCGTCAGGATAAGGAGCGGGCAAATGCCGATGGCCGCATGCTCCACTGCATGGATGCCGCCCATGAAATGCATCTGCGCCTTTTCGACCGCCGCCTGCACCGGGGGCGGAATCTGAAACCACAGGCCATCGGTTTCAAAAATCTGGGGGGGCAGATCCAGGTCAATGATGTTCATCCGTTTTTTTGAGTGCAGGTGCCATTTTTCATACCCGGTGACCTTGTCCGTGACTTTAAGCCGGCCGAAAAATATCCGGGTGCCGTAGACCGCCTTTTCCGAATACACATCGAGGATCTCCGTCTGCTTATCCGCCCGGACCCGGGTATAATAGGTGGGCCGGGCCGGGGTGACCGATACGGTCATGGTGCTGATATCCAGTTTCTCCACGCGAAAGGTCTGGCCCATGTGAAGGTATATGGCGCCGGGATGGGTTTCCCGGAAGGCGCGGAACCCGTCAATATCGCCCAGATTCTCCCCGGTGCTGGACTCAATGATGCTAAACTGGTCCCCGCCCCCCCGAAGATCCACAAACCGGTGCGGCGACTTTAATGCCGAAAAGTAGCAGTCCCCTTTCGCACTTTTTAAGAGCTGGCCGTTTTGCTCCAGTTTTTCCGCAGAGCGGCGGACCGGACCAACCTTAAGCCACTCATCACGGGTATCCAGCGGCAGTTCCGCGGCCGCGCAAAGGAGATGCTTTTTCAGAATATCCGGATTATAGGGATTTATCACCGCGGACTCCGGGCCCTTTTCAAAAAAAGCGGCCGGATGCCGCATGATATATTGATCCAGCGCGTCCTCACCGGCGATCAGCACCATTGCGGAGTCGTCTCCGGTTCGGCCCACCCGGCCGCCCCGCTGCCAGGTGGACATAATGGTGCCGGGATAGCCCACCAACAGACACAAATCCAGATCCCCGATATCAATACCAAGCTCTAAGGCGCTGGTTGAAATTACGGCCAAAAGCTCGCCGGAGACCAGCTTCTGCTCGATCTCCCGGCGCTGACCCGGCAAAAACCCCGCCCGGTAGGCGCTGATTTTACCGGCAAACTGGCCGCTCCGGCTGCCCGCCCAGACGGAAATGAGCTCGGTCATTTTCCGGGACTGGGTGTAGACAATGGTTCGCAGGCCCCGGTGAAGGGCGGCCTTTAACAGCATAATCGCCGCATTGGAAGGACTTGCATCCGGATTTAAAAACACCAGATGGCGTTTTCCCCGGGGCGCGCCGGATCTGGATTCTGTCACCACCGGCATGCCGGTGAGCGATTCACAAAGCTCCGCCGGATTGGCAATGGTGGCGGAGCTGAAGACAAATGTGGGGCGGCTGCCGTATTTTTCGCATACCCGGCGGAACCGTTTAAATATCTGGGCCATGTGCGAGCCCATAACCCCCCGGTACGTATGCACCTCATCCACCACCACGGTTTCCAGGTTGGCAAACAAATCCGCCCATTTGTCATGATAGGGCAAAAATGCGAGATGCAGCATTTCCGGGTTGGTCAGAATCACATTCGGCAGATTGCTGCGGATTTTTTTGCGATGCCAGGCCGAGGTGTCCCCGTCATAAATGGCGGCCCTTGGCGGATTTTCGTCAAAATGGGCGGCCATGGCTTCAAATGTGCGCAGCTGATCCTGGGCCAGCGCTTTCAGGGGAAACAAATAGATGGCCCGGGACTTTGGATTGGCCTGGATGCGCTCTATCACGGGGAGGTTATAGATCAGGGTCTTGCCGCTGGCCGTTGGGGTTGAAATGACTGTATGCCGGCCGTTTCGGATTTCGTTAACGGCATTATACTGGTGGGTATACAGGGCATCGATATCCAGTGCGGACAGCATCTGGCGGATGCCCTGTGAAAAGGCGCTTTTGTCTGTCACATAATCCGGCGGCTTTTGGGGAATTTCCCGGTGGTAAACCACCTGATGCCGCATCCGCCTGGATGCGCGCAGCGCCTCGATGTATTCATCAATATTTGCCTCAGGGTGCATGGCGTATATGGCGCGTTAAGAAAATATTCAGCGGTTCACCGCTTTGCGGAGAACATGTCTTTCAGAATGGCCATCACATTGCCGCCGCGCTGCCTGGCGATGCTATGGGCCTGGGAAACGACATCAGCCGCCTGCTGCTTCAGTACTGATTTCTCCGGCAATGGCTGCTCCTGCTGTTTATAGCGCCATTCAAGCAGCTTTAAGGCAAATTTTTCTTCCTGTTTTCTGATAAATCCCATTTTTAATAGGTATTGGGTGTTGGGTTTTAGGTATTGGGTATTCGGTTTTAGCCAAAATATAATACCCGGTCCTCAGCTAATTACCGCATTAATGTCATTAACTTTAGCCTTTCGCCCCTGTCTTTCCGAGGAGCGCAAGCGACGAGGAATCTTAAAAGTTTATGCAATCAAAAGATTTCTCCCTGTCGCTCGAAATGACAACCGAGTCAATTTTCACTCTGAAACTAATGGCATTGATTGTTACAAATCGAAATAATTACTTCCTGCAGCACGAATTCCGGGACGCGGCCGGTTGTCTTAAGCGAGACATCGGCCTCATGCAGCCGGTTTATCGCGCCGACCAATTCGTTCCGGGAAAAATTGGCCGCTTTTCGAAACTGCTGATAAACCGGATACGGATTGTTCGGCTGCCGGGCGATGATCTGCTCGGTGGCCGGTTTCTTCTCCCGGCCGCCGCCGGCTTTATTTGAATCATCCGTCCAGGTGCCGATTTTATCCATTAACGCCTTATCATAGGATTGAATCACCGGCATCACAAGATTTTTAAACTGATCATAGGAGATTCCCGGCTGCCATCGGTGCCCGGCGTCGCTGTCTATAAACCCCTTGATCAACAGGAGGCGCCGCATTTGATTGGTAATCGCCATCAGCACCTGGAGGTAATGATAGCCGGCATCCAAAAGTTCGGAAAGCAGCCGCAGGGCAGCCGCCGTATGCTTATCCGATACCGCGCCGGTTAATTCATAAATCGGCTCTTCCCGGCTTTTGGAAAGCACCGCCTGAACATCTGCTGCCGCGATGGTCTGCCGGGTCCCGGTATAACTGATCAGTTTTTCAAGCCCCCGGGAGAAGGCGTGCATATCAAACCCGATCAGCCCATACATGGCGTCAAACGCCCCGGGCGCCATTTTTTTGCCCGCTGCTGAAAGAATCTCTCTGGCCTGATTATATATCAAGCCCTGCCGGGCATCGCGGTCTTTTTTCCGGGTCCCTTTGGCCACTGAACAGTCGATTGCGATACCGCTGCTTTTGATGGCCTTATACAGGCCGGTACGCTTGTCCGCGGCATCCGCGGTTAAAATCAGATAATGCCCCTTGGGAAATCCGCGCTTGATGGCATTTAAAAGAAGCGTCGCCTCATCCGAGACTTCCGGCACCTGAAGGCCCTGATTCTGGCAAAACCGGACAATGCTGTTTATCCAGTCAAGCCCGCCATAGGCATCTGCATCCACTTGGAATTTTTCGGCAAATGCCTGCGGCCCGACATCCTCAAGCGCCATATGGGACCGGCCCAGCAGGCGTAAAAACAGATCCGCCGCCTTTTCCCAGTCACTGTTGTCACATGCTTTTTTGATCTTCTTGATCGCTTCCGCCTGGTTCCGGGTACCGGTAAACACCATGGCATTGCGCAGCACCACGATCCGGCTGCCTGAGAAAAAGGAATAGGTGTTTAAGTCCTCCAAAAGATCCGCCACCTGACTCTGGTCCCGGTGCTCGAGCGATTCAACGCTCTTCGCCTGCTCCGCGGGGTCGGGAACAATCGCGTCGATCAAATCCTGGCAGGCCTTCTGGCAGAGATAGGGCTCGCCGAAAATAAGATAAACCGGGGAAAAACCGGATTTTTTGGCCTCGGAAAGATATTTGGCAAGCGCCTGATGAGCGATTTCAGCCATTTTTGTCCGAAACTTTGGCCTTTTTGGAAAGGATTGTCAGCATGATCAGCGCCACCACCACAGAGCCTATACCGATGACCTGGGAGACGGAGAATACATCCAAAACCATTGCCCCCCGGTAATCCCCGCGGAAAATCTCGATCGTCGACCGGGCCGCGCCGTAAAACAGGACATACAGCCAGAATATCTGGCCGTTAAACCGTTTGCCGCGGCGCAAAAAAAACAACACCAGAAAGATCAAAAGATTGGCAGCCGAATGATAGAGCTGGGTGGGATGAAGCACCACATTGAGCGGAGCCAGGGATTGCGGATGGGTAAATGTAATCGCCCAGGGCAGCTCACAGGTCCGGCCATAACAGCATCCGGCGAACAAGCAGCCGATGCGGCCCATAAAATGGCCGAGCGGAAGGGAGAGCCCTGCAATATCCGCGGTTTTGCCAAGCGGCAGGCGATAGACCCATAAGTAAATGAGCACCACACAGGCCGCCCCGATAAACCCGCCGTAAAAGACCAGCCCGCCGTTCCATATCATAAATATCTCAATCGGATGGGCTATAAAATAGGATATGTGCGTGGCCACGTAAAACAGCCGGGACCCCGCGATGGCGGCCAAAATGATGTAAAAGCAGAGGTCCAGGATTCTGTCCGCGTCCAGGCCCAGCCGCCTGGCTTCATAGCGGGCGAAGAAAATGCCGGAGAGCACGCCCAGGGCCACGAACATCCCGTATGTGTGGAGGGCGAACCCGTTAAACTGAATTAATATCGGAAACATAGAAGCTTATGCCCTGGCTTGAGTTATTCAACCGGATATTTTTTGGTAATCAGATAGCCGGCGAAAATGATCATGCCGATGGTAATGGCGCTGTCCGCGACATTAAACGCCGGCCAGTGGACGGTGCCGACGTACAAATCGATGAAGTCCACCACATGACCGAAGCGGATGCGGTCGATTAAATTGCCGACCGCGCCGCCTACAATCAGGGAAAAGCCGGAGAGGAGCCATTTGTACTTCGCCGGCGTGCTCCGGTACAAATAAAGGATCAGGGCAACTGCGAGCAGAGAAAAAAAGATAAAAAAAAGCGCCCGCACCTGCGCGCCCTGCCCGGCAAAAAAACCGAACGCCCCGCCCGGGTTCTGCACATGAACGAGGTTGAAAAAACCGGGAATGACCGGGA
The DNA window shown above is from Desulfobacterales bacterium and carries:
- a CDS encoding DEAD/DEAH box helicase, with protein sequence MHPEANIDEYIEALRASRRMRHQVVYHREIPQKPPDYVTDKSAFSQGIRQMLSALDIDALYTHQYNAVNEIRNGRHTVISTPTASGKTLIYNLPVIERIQANPKSRAIYLFPLKALAQDQLRTFEAMAAHFDENPPRAAIYDGDTSAWHRKKIRSNLPNVILTNPEMLHLAFLPYHDKWADLFANLETVVVDEVHTYRGVMGSHMAQIFKRFRRVCEKYGSRPTFVFSSATIANPAELCESLTGMPVVTESRSGAPRGKRHLVFLNPDASPSNAAIMLLKAALHRGLRTIVYTQSRKMTELISVWAGSRSGQFAGKISAYRAGFLPGQRREIEQKLVSGELLAVISTSALELGIDIGDLDLCLLVGYPGTIMSTWQRGGRVGRTGDDSAMVLIAGEDALDQYIMRHPAAFFEKGPESAVINPYNPDILKKHLLCAAAELPLDTRDEWLKVGPVRRSAEKLEQNGQLLKSAKGDCYFSALKSPHRFVDLRGGGDQFSIIESSTGENLGDIDGFRAFRETHPGAIYLHMGQTFRVEKLDISTMTVSVTPARPTYYTRVRADKQTEILDVYSEKAVYGTRIFFGRLKVTDKVTGYEKWHLHSKKRMNIIDLDLPPQIFETDGLWFQIPPPVQAAVEKAQMHFMGGIHAVEHAAIGICPLLILTDRNDLGGISIPFHPQVGCAAVFIYDGIPGGIGLTRQAYARAEDLMDHTYQVINTCDCEAGCPSCVHSPKCGSGNRPIDKLAALSVLDKLVDPETPLTPAGDAGTDTTPNQTAAKPAEKDAEKEIYYGVLDLETQRSADEVGGWHRSHKMGLSCVVLYDSKTGQYHNYYESDVPALIAHMQQMALIIGFNIKRFDYQVLSGYSDFDFSCLNTLDMLEVIYQRLGYRLSLNHLAKVSLGIEKSADGLQALKWWKEGRLDDIVEYCRIDVQITHEVYLYGRKNGYLLFQNKAGQAVRIPVDW
- the lgt gene encoding prolipoprotein diacylglyceryl transferase, with translation MFPILIQFNGFALHTYGMFVALGVLSGIFFARYEARRLGLDADRILDLCFYIILAAIAGSRLFYVATHISYFIAHPIEIFMIWNGGLVFYGGFIGAACVVLIYLWVYRLPLGKTADIAGLSLPLGHFMGRIGCLFAGCCYGRTCELPWAITFTHPQSLAPLNVVLHPTQLYHSAANLLIFLVLFFLRRGKRFNGQIFWLYVLFYGAARSTIEIFRGDYRGAMVLDVFSVSQVIGIGSVVVALIMLTILSKKAKVSDKNG
- the lspA gene encoding signal peptidase II translates to MNPWIKKYARLLMIAGVVVIADQLTKWWVLQGIGRSEVIPVIPGFFNLVHVQNPGGAFGFFAGQGAQVRALFFIFFSLLAVALILYLYRSTPAKYKWLLSGFSLIVGGAVGNLIDRIRFGHVVDFIDLYVGTVHWPAFNVADSAITIGMIIFAGYLITKKYPVE